A stretch of Prionailurus bengalensis isolate Pbe53 chromosome E4, Fcat_Pben_1.1_paternal_pri, whole genome shotgun sequence DNA encodes these proteins:
- the SLC30A1 gene encoding zinc transporter 1: MGCWGRNRGRLLCMLMLTFMFMVLEVVVSRVTSSLAMLSDSFHMLSDVLALVVALVAERFARRTHATQKNTFGWIRAEVMGALVNAIFLTGLCFAILLEAIERFIEPHEMQQPLVVLGVGVAGLLVNVMGLCLFHHHSGFGNDSGHGHSHGGHGHPKGARGKSNRTGSSDNSVTPGEQRPEQEETNTLVSNSSSSNGLKLDRPDPEKSRNDAVEVQVNGNLIREPDHMELEDDNKAGQLNMRGVFLHVFGDALGSVIVVVNALVFYFSWKGCPKGEFCVNPCIPDPCKAFVEIINSTHATVYEAGPCWVLYLDPTLCIVMVCILLYTTYPLLKESALILLQTVPKQIDIKNLIKELRDVEGVEEVHELHVWQLAGSRIIATAHIKCEDPTSYMQVAKIIKDVFHNHGIHATTIQPEFASVGSKSSVVPCELACRTQCALKQCCGTRPQAPSGKDAEKAPTVSISCLELSDNLEKKPKRTKAESIPAVVIEIKKMPNKQPESSL, from the exons ATGGGGTGCTGGGGTCGGAACCGGGGCCGGCTGCTGTGCATGCTGATGCTGACCTTCATGTTCATGGTGCTGGAGGTGGTGGTGAGCCGGGTGACCTCGTCCCTGGCGATGCTCTCCGACTCCTTCCACATGCTGTCGGACGTGCTGGCGCTGGTGGTGGCGCTGGTGGCTGAGCGCTTCGCCCGGCGGACCCACGCCACCCAGAAGAACACGTTCGGCTGGATCCGGGCCGAAGTGATGGGGGCTCTGGTGAACGCCATCTTCCTGACCGGCCTCTGCTTCGCCATCCTGCTGGAGGCCATCGAGCGCTTCATCGAGCCGCACGAGATGCAGCAGCCGCTGGTGGTCCTCGGGGTCGGCGTGGCCGGGCTGCTGGTCAACGTGATGGGGCTCTGCCTCTTCCACCATCACAGCGGCTTCGGCAACGATTCCGGCCACGGCCACTCGCACGGGGGTCACGGCCACCCCAAGGGGGCCCGCGGCAAGAGCAACCGCACCGGGAGCAGCGACAACAGCGTGACCCCAGGCGAGCAGAGGCCCGAGCAGGAGGAGACCAACACCCTAGTGTCCAATAGCAGCAGCTCCAACGGGCTGAAACTGGACCGGCCAG atCCAGAAAAGTCCAGAAATGATGCAGTGGAAGTACAAGTGAATGGGAATCTTATCAGAGAACCTGACCACATGGAACTGGAAGATGATAATAAGGCTGGACAACTTAACATGCGTGGAGTTTTCCTGCATGTCTTTGGAGATGCTTTGGGTTCAGTGATTGTAGTAGTAAATGCCTTGGTCTTTTACTTTTCTTGGAAGGGTTGTCCTAAAGGGGAGTTTTGTGTGAATCCATGTATCCCTGACCCCTGCAAAGCATTTGTAGAAATAATTAATAGTACTCATGCAACAGTTTATGAAGCTGGTCCTTGCTGGGTGCTATATTTAGATCCAACTCTTTGCATTGTAATGGTTTGTATACTTCTTTACACAACTTATCCGTTACTTAAGGAATCTGCTCTTATTCTTCTACAAACTGTTCCTAAACAAATTGATATCAAAAATTTGATAAAAGAACTTCGAGATGTTGAAGGAGTTGAGGAAGTTCATGAATTACATGTTTGGCAACTGGCTGGAAGCAGAATCATTGCCACTGCTCACATAAAATGTGAAGACCCGACATCATACATGCAGGTGGCCAAAATCATTAAGGACGTTTTTCATAATCACGGAATTCACGCTACTACCATCCAGCCTGAATTTGCTAGTGTAGGCTCTAAATCAAGTGTAGTCCCATGTGAACTTGCCTGCAGAACTCAGTGTGCTTTGAAGCAATGTTGTGGGACCCGGCCACAAGCCCCTTCTGGaaaggatgcagaaaaggccCCGACAGTTAGCATTTCCTGTTTAGAACTTAGCGACAATCTAGAGAAGAAGCCCAAGAGGACTAAAGCTGAAAGCATCCCTGCTGTTGtgatagagattaaaaaaatgccAAACAAACAACCTGAATCATCTTTGTGA